The DNA sequence AATGAGACTCCgtgcagattcatcaatcaccaAATTATAATATTCCAAGTGTTTGTCACGTTATTTGGTAAAGATTTTTGGGGtatttggggtctctagcatttgCTCatatttctaactaaaaaattttaattttctaaaaataacattgaATACCATAGCAACTTCCATTTTAACTATACCATTCTAACTAAATCACattatatttttcagatttctaactaaaaatccgattttctaaaaataacacatctaacatacatataaaaaagataatattattatatataattattaatatacaactgATGATATGTTTCAACTAAATACATTAATGTTATTTCTGGTAACTACTCCATGTTATCACTTTAAAAACAATATCATAGATCTATActatatatcaatattatagtatactatactatatataattatttttttgaaagcaatactatatattattattgttattattattattattattattatattaataattttattagtcgAGTATTATCAGCCGATCGGTATTATTCTACGAGTCTCATTAATAGATAACGtgttctaataaatttttttagtatCAATTAagctaaaatatttaaaaattcggTCAATATCATCTGTTTGTATTTCAAgtaaatctaaaatattatatacgataaaattacaaatattataaatcaccaTGCATGGCttggttataagctagtaaatgaaggaaaatcaaaatataattattgcggagtttaaaataagtgattgtTGCCTAATGTAAAAAAactgaagtagaagttagaagttaattaagacttataaatgattaaagtgttttgaaaaaaaagcaaaagtcatgaaacaaaatttAGAGTTCTTAGATTTTTATGAGTGCTTctcgattttttacacaaaagaGTACGAATAAATGTTTTTAATCTATAACTCCAAAAGTGGAGCTCAAAAACTCCACCCAAACGGCCAGGATGTGGGGAGTAAAATACGTACCGGTTTGGTGGCATAGTTTCATCGATTTCATTAGTCTTTGTTGGAGTAACAGGTATTCCAATATCTTCCAtagaataatcatcaaaatTCAACTGACGTGATGCTTGAGAAACAGTAGTCATACCTGGAGTATTAGGGTTCTTGATAGTTTTGATTTGGCTCAGTGAATCGAGAAATGAAAAACTCTTGATATACCAGAGTTTGAGATATACACACGTTCTATAAGTGGTTTATTTGTAATAtgcaataatattttaaatatatcttaattaaaactaataaaattttgaaagagaGAGATCACTGTGAGAATTAAAAGAACTGACCAATAAGAAAGAAAGATGGGACACACAGGGAGACAAAAAAGGGGACAGAGGATCCGGACCCCGGCTACAAGAGTGTTCACTGtacaaaacaaattatttttacaGCGTACGGAGCACGATTCCTAGTTTAGTGTTATCAAGATATgtctttttatataattaacgtCAAAGGGAttcattttacaaaattaattgaaatacaaaataattattatatcttatattaaatataaaaaattatataattatataaaataacattaactaaagtatattatatactccctccgtcccattttaactgcttttgacttttttacacgtattttacgatgttaaaaaaatcatatctagacataattattttttataaaatttatatcaaataaaagtttagaatctaaacttttatttgatataagaattgaatttttttattgagtatagatattgttttttcacaCCTCAATGTACGTGTgagaaagtcaaacatcagttaaattgagacagagggagtaataactaaaattatatgattttgaGTACTCTCCCAGTTGTTAAGGACTTGTGTTGCTTATGTTACTACCTCGATGTACCCTGTTCTCTTTGTTTTTCAGACAATGTCATTTCTGTTTTTCCAATTCGCCCAGGCCACCATAAAGATCTTGTTGATTATATTCTTTCTACTTTGTTCACATTAGTGTCATTACCATCTTTGAGATTGGCAGGTTGATAAAACTTCTGTGCCTTTTAAGCTGCAATTTATCAGAGGATTATCATTCTAAATGTCTAATAAAGTTGGAAAAACTAAACAAGGGTAATCAATTCGAAAATCACACATAAAAAACAAGAAATTGTGAGTTCTATCATATGAACACATAACATGATCAGAATCAGGATTATATCATAATAACTGcaacaatatatatttcttatctttttaattttgagTGATTCTTGTGAATACCCAAAAAATGTACTTGCCAAGTTAACCAACATACGAATTAAAAACCCCGGTTAGATTTTGAATTCAAACACAATGAACATTTAGGAACTTGCAATTAAACAGGATGATCACTAGACTTCCTCGATCTTCAGATCTGCAATGCCAGCAACTAGGTGATTGCAGATTGCTTCAAACTGCTTCTTCTTGAACTCGTACTCGTAAACTTCAGCATTCTTATTTGCATCAAGCCATTCGATAGCATCCTCGAAGGAATATTTTATCATCTTCTTAACAGACGCTTCAAGCTTGTTGTTTCTTTTGAAAAAGTCTCGCATTTTATATATACAGTCCTTAAATGCAAGCATTGCGTTGTTCTTTCTTGTGAACTCCTCGTCTTCAATCTTGAATTGTTCAGCTTCTTTTATCATCCGTTCAATCTCATCCTCTTTAAGCGTTCCTCTTCTGATGATCTTAATGCTATTCCTCACTCCAGTAGCTTTATTCTCCGCGAAAACACTTAACACCCCATTAGCATCAATTGTGAACATTACAGAGATTTGAGCACTGCCTCTCGGGCCAGGAGGCAGGTCAGATAGCTCAAAATGTCCAAGCAAGCTATTGTCTGTGATTCTTGTTCTCTCACCCTCAAAAACTGCAATCGTAGCACTGGTCTGATCATCCTCAGCTGTAGAGAATTGTTTTTCAACCGAGTTGGGAATGGTTGTGTTCCTTGGAATAATTACAGACATGGCACCTCCTTCAACTGCAATCCCGAGAGAAAGAGGAGTAACATCAAGCAACATTAAGTTCTTGATGATCTGATTATCCTCTCCGCTTAATATTGCAGCTTCGACAGCTGCGCCATAAGCAACAGCCTCATCAGGATTTATGTTCTTGCAAAGTTCCTCCCTATCAAAAAACTGTTGCAATAGTTGTTGCACTTTTGGAATTCTCGTGGATCCGCCCACAAGAACAATATCATGGACTTTACTCTTGTCCATCCGCGCATCTTCCAAACATTTTTTCACAGTCTCGATACAACTCAGAAAAAGATCCATGTTTAAATTCTCAAATCTGGCACGTGTGATCTTTGCAGAGTAATCAATTCCCTCATACAAAGCATCAACATCAATAGTCGTCTTGTTATTATAAGAAAGAACCCTCTTTGCCTTCTCGCAAGCAATTTTCAATCTTCTTAAAGATTTAGCATTTCGACAGATGTCCTTTTTGTGCTTCCTCTTGAATTCCTCAACAAAGTGGTTTAGCAAACGATTGTCAAAGTCCTCACCTCCGAGGTGAGTATTGCCAGCAGTAGCCTGTACTTCAATATTATCCTTTCTGATCTTAAGTAGAGAAACATCAAAAGTACCACCACCTAAATCAAATATAAGAACATTCTTTTGCGCCATAGGATTGCTTGTAAGCTTGTGTTCAAGACCATAAGCGACTGCAGCAGCTGTGGGCTCAACAAGAACCCGCAGTACATCAAGTCCCGCTATTTTTGCTGCATCTTTTGTAGCCTGGCGCTGTGAGTCATTGAAGTGTGCAGGGACAGTTATAACAACATCTTTCACTTCCTTTCCCAGGTACTCTTCTGCTACATCCTTCATCTTATTGAGAACCATGGAAGATAACTCCTCCGGTGAGAATTCTTTCTCCACACCTCTGTAATTCACAACAATCTTTGGCTTATCACCAAAATCACCAACGACCTTGAAAGGCCAAAGCTTCATGTCACTTTGCACGGTTGAATCCGAAAACCTCCTTCCAATCAACCTTTTAGCATCTACATGCAAACATTATAAAACCATAAGAACCTCTACCAAACTAACATGCACAAACACACTTTAAGTAACAATTAGGAACATTATTTACTCCAAACCAAGATAAAAAGATAAAGAGTAAACTATGCGTTAGTGACCAAACTTTATCCATTTTTTCATTTTGGTCGACAGAAATTCAAATTTGCAATTTGATGGTCATGTATTATCTTAATTCACCAAATTGATGACTA is a window from the Daucus carota subsp. sativus chromosome 8, DH1 v3.0, whole genome shotgun sequence genome containing:
- the LOC108198483 gene encoding heat shock cognate 70 kDa protein, giving the protein MAKNGVAVGIDLGTTYSCVGVWQHDRVEIIANDQGNRTTPSCVAFTDTERFIGDAAKNQSALNPTSTIFDAKRLIGRRFSDSTVQSDMKLWPFKVVGDFGDKPKIVVNYRGVEKEFSPEELSSMVLNKMKDVAEEYLGKEVKDVVITVPAHFNDSQRQATKDAAKIAGLDVLRVLVEPTAAAVAYGLEHKLTSNPMAQKNVLIFDLGGGTFDVSLLKIRKDNIEVQATAGNTHLGGEDFDNRLLNHFVEEFKRKHKKDICRNAKSLRRLKIACEKAKRVLSYNNKTTIDVDALYEGIDYSAKITRARFENLNMDLFLSCIETVKKCLEDARMDKSKVHDIVLVGGSTRIPKVQQLLQQFFDREELCKNINPDEAVAYGAAVEAAILSGEDNQIIKNLMLLDVTPLSLGIAVEGGAMSVIIPRNTTIPNSVEKQFSTAEDDQTSATIAVFEGERTRITDNSLLGHFELSDLPPGPRGSAQISVMFTIDANGVLSVFAENKATGVRNSIKIIRRGTLKEDEIERMIKEAEQFKIEDEEFTRKNNAMLAFKDCIYKMRDFFKRNNKLEASVKKMIKYSFEDAIEWLDANKNAEVYEYEFKKKQFEAICNHLVAGIADLKIEEV